In Tachysurus vachellii isolate PV-2020 chromosome 1, HZAU_Pvac_v1, whole genome shotgun sequence, a genomic segment contains:
- the crispld2 gene encoding cysteine-rich secretory protein LCCL domain-containing 2 produces the protein MFRVLCLALLLLATHLSSSLFLPDSPELRRLLSRYENELETNVTSSTSSSRVRRAIPWSDREEILLLHNKLRGAVYPTASNMEYMIWDNELERSATHWAEQCQWDHGPHDLLMSIGQNLAVHWGRYRSPAYHVQAWYDEVKDYTFPYPHECNPWCPERCSGPMCTHYTQIVWATTNRVGCAVHVCPSMNVWGETWQNAVYLVCNYSPKGNWIGEAPYQHGRSCSQCPPSYGGVCKDNLCYKGAPQRPETPDMNEVEKPQVPVQAEIPVVRPKPKPKPKPKPSPPKKPTPPHTTRTNFLTQNIKCETKMRDKCKGVTCNRYNCPANCLYSNAKVWGTLYYDVQSSICRAAIHYGVIDNNGGLVEVARKNSFPFFVKATKNGVESFSKYKTANAFLVAKVEIRSIDCYTRAADICPFSNQHTTCPRVKCPASCKNQPSYWAPVIGSGIYADTSSICRAALHAGVLKASGGHVDILAMDKKNSYTGSLKNGVQSESKPQSQGGSFRVFTVRE, from the exons ATGTTCAGAGTGCTGTGTCTCGCACTGCTTCTCTTGGCCACTCATCTGTCCTCCAGCCTCTTCCTGCCCGACTCTCCTGAGCTTCGGCGGCTGCTGAGTCGCTATGAGAACGAGCTGGAGACCAACGTCACGTCCTCGACGTCAAGCTCGCGTGTCCGCCGCGCCATACCGTGGTCAGATCGTGAGGAGATCCTTCTTCTGCACAACAAATTGAGAGGTGCCGTCTATCCAACTGCCTCTAACATGGAGTACATG atatGGGATAATGAACTGGAGCGTTCTGCTACACACTGGGCTGAACAGTGTCAGTGGGATCACGGACCCCATGACCTGCTTATGTCTATTGGACAAAATCTGGCAGTGCACTGGGGCag GTACCGTTCCCCCGCTTACCACGTCCAGGCCTGGTACGATGAGGTGAAGGACTACACGTTTCCATACCCACACGAGTGCAACCCCTGGTGCCCCGAACGCTGCTCTGGACCCATGTGTACTCACTACACGCAG ATCGTCTGGGCCACCACCAACCGCGTCGGTTGTGCTGTCCACGTGTGTCCAAGCATGAACGTGTGGGGGGAGACGTGGCAGAACGCCGTCTACCTCGTGTGCAACTACTCGCCAAA GGGAAACTGGATCGGGGAGGCGCCTTACCAGCATGGACGTTCATGTTCTCAGTGTCCTCCCAGCTATGGTGGAGTCTGCAAGGACAATTTGTGCTACAAGG GAGCTCCTCAACGTCCTGAGACTCCAGACATGAATGAAGTGGAGAAGCCTCAGGTTCCTGTGCAGGCAGAGATCCCTGTGGTCAGGCCTAAACCCAAACCCAAACCCAAACCCAAACCTTCTCCACCCAAAAAACCCACTCCGCCTCACACCACTCGTACCAACTTCCTGA CTCAAAACATCAAGTGTGAGACGAAGATGAGGGACAAGTGCAAAGGTGTAACCTGTAACAG GTATAACTGCCCTGCTAACTGCTTATACAGCAACGCTAAAGTCTGGGGCACGCTCTACTACGACGTG CAATCAAGTATCTGCCGTGCTGCCATCCATTACGGAGTCATCGATAATAACGGAGGCCTGGTGGAAGTGGCGAGGAAAAACAGTTTCCCCTTTTTCGTTAAAGCCACAAAGAACGGAGTTGAGTCTTTCAG TAAATATAAAACCGCCAATGCTTTTCTGGTAGCCAAAGTGGAAA TAAGATCCATTGACTGCTACACCAGAGCGGCTGATATTTGCCCCTTCAGCAACCAGCACACCACCTGCCCGAG GGTTAAGTGCCCAGCTAGCTGTAAGAATCAGCCCTCGTACTGGGCTCCGGTGATCGGCTCCGGCATCTACGCAGAC ACCTCTAGTATCTGCCGGGCTGCTCTCCATGCTGGTGTGCTTAAAGCTTCAGGAGGACATGTGGACATCTTGGCTATGGATAAGAAGAACAGCTACACAGGCAGCCTGAAGAACGGCGTCCAGTCTGAAAG TAAACCCCAGTCACAGGGCGGCTCCTTCCGCGTCTTCACCGTGCGAGAGTGA